The Toxotes jaculatrix isolate fToxJac2 chromosome 20, fToxJac2.pri, whole genome shotgun sequence DNA segment TCGTAGTACTCCGCAGCATCGTCTTTAACCTTCCCCACGACGTGAGACTGCTCCTCTGCGATGTGGGTGTCATCTATTCTCACCACAGTTATCTGGTCCATCCCTCCTGCACCGTCCCAGTTTCCGTTTCCTGCCACAACGGAAGACGGCGTTGCttttcctgcagctccaccCCTGATCGCCAGGTGCTCAGAAGACATCTAACACGAGAAACAAAtatggttttgtgttttcaggcagCAGATAAATGAAGTCAATACCACAAATCACTATTTTCCTCAGACTGTACGACATACGACACCTTCTTAGACATATTTTAAATAACCCTGAATTCTATTTCTTCATCTTTAAGATGTGTATAACAGTTTAATTCActcttttatttcattgtgttgtattttatttattatcatgTCCTGTACTTGTATGTGGCTGATTTTATTTAACCGTGTTGAGTTAATTTTAAGCTTTTTTCCCTTGTACActtaatctttgttttgatatgaTTGTAGCCaataaaaattataattattattatgaggATACAGATCATGTGGCTTtgtttctgaaaacacaaacttaatcCTTAAACTTTAACTAAGCAGCTATCAAACCAGCCCCCACTGTGTTTTTCACTTAGAAAATTGTGGTTTATAAAATGATGGCAGCAGTTATTGTGTAATGCTTTACTAACGCATGCAGCAACTATCTAATACTCACAATatgcacttttatttgtgcaaaaaaCTAAACtctctgtttaaaataaacGTTAAGGCGATATAAATACTCACCATGACCCCGCTGCTGAAGTCAGCCATCACAGCCGAACCTCGTTTACCAGAttagctgaaaacaaaacaaggtagCTAGTGTGCAAAGGGAAGCGACCGTAAGTTCCAGCCGAAAATATCTTTTTCACTTTGCAGCAGTTGGCTATTTAACGGCGAAAGCTGAGAACTGAAATGCACATGTGAATGTTCAGAAAGAGACGAAAATCAACCTTTGGTGGGTGAAGGAGAGGAGGTTCCGTCCATCAGCTGGACTCCTCCAAAATGTCTATTTTCTCTCCGGGGAAAATGAAACATCAACAGCAGGTCGGCCGGACGTGTCGCCCCCTGGTGGAGCGGAGGAGGCTTTTACAATAAAGCAACGGCATTTTGAATGTCTCGGCGGGCGCATGCGCAGATCGGCAGATTGAATTAGCGGTGGCAAGCTAGCTAGGTTCAGTTCTCCGCTTTCGCTGACTCTTATAAACAGTTATTGTTTAACAGCCTGTCGTTTCTACCGAGCGGGATTAACGTGACCGAGGCGTGAAAGAATATGCCCAAAAATAAAGGTAAGAGAGGCGAGGTGGCGAtaacgtgcgtgtgtgtttcagtgtttgtttaattGTGTCGAGCCCGCCGCGGTACACGCAGTGAAAACGTGACATGAGCGGCTAACGCTAGTTAGCAGTACTGTTAGAATCCTTTGCCGAACCGTTAGCGATGTTTGTGTCGAACTCAGCCACTGAACATGAATTTACCCGAGGTAGTGATAGAGTTAGGACAGACTAGATAAAGTTATTAAATACTTTGTACCTGCTTATTGGTCTAATTCTGCTATTAGCTGGAACAGCTAACTGGCTAGCTGCTAGTTAAACCGCACCCCGGTCTGGCCTGTGACAGCATTAGTTCTCTTAAATGAACCTCTGAAAACGCCAGGTAACCATGTTCTAGTTTACTTACAGAGTTTGGGGATTTAATTCGAACGTTCAAGTGATGAAACGTCTCTAGAGTGTTGTTAAGGTAACGTTAAATTAAGTCTTAGCCACAGTTCCTTGCCATTTCTTATCATCTATAGTCTCACCTTTTAAAGAAAGATTATGTGACAcctatttaaataaatatgttaacAGCTGATCATTTGTGGAGGAAATGTGCCAACTAGAAAAAATAATAGAGCTGGAAGAAGTCGGACTGTGTTCACTGACCTTTGATCCAGTGAGTGGAATGAATGGGCAGCGTTAAttatgttttctctgttttcaggtaAAGGAGGAAAGAATCGACGACGTGGAAAGAACGAGAATGAGTCCGAGAAAAGAGAGCTGGTGTTCAAAGAGGATGGACAGGGTGAGTACCTGATCTGACCCTGGGTGAGAGGAGCCAGCTGTTACACCAGGAACTGTTCTCTGAGGGCCCACCACTTTCTGACTTTCCCCTGAGTTAAGAGTTTTTGGGAACTGTGACAATGTTGTCAGAGGACTTGTTGTTTTATAGATAGCTGGGTAATTGTCTTTTAGAGAAACTGATGGCGACTTAAATGTTCTGAAACATGAGGGGCTGTGGTCACCATATGGTATTTCtgtagaaagacagacagaagtcCTTTGTAATGGTCACAGTGGTGAAACACTAAGAAAAGCAGGCAAACCTGTACATCTGGATTGAAATTAAACAGTTTGTCAACCACAGGAAATGTCTTAGGCAGCAAGTTTGGTAATTTATTGATCCTATAATCAACTATTTTAAGCAAAAGAATCACGCTCACTTGCTCTGGCTTCTTCTCTGTGAATATGTTCTGGTGTTTAGTCTTCTGACATAAacttgaatatctttgggttttggactggaTTTGTTTAACAAAACAAGATGTTACCTCAGGCTTTTGGGAagattagcttttttttttaactgttctcTAACACTGTGAATAATTAGTTGATAATAGACTGGTTGCCTCATTGATAGTGAAATGATCAGTTATTTGCATCTCTGCCTCTGAGATGACAGTGTTTGGCTTTTCTGCTTGATGAATGACTGAAGCAAGTTAATTAATGGTCGAacttgttattgttattttctgttgGATGTGAGTTCAGCACTAGTTTGTCGTGCTTCAGTCAAATCAGCAGGCGAGAGGAAGAGTTGTGAGAAGCAAACCACGACACACAACCAgcacagaagaataaaaacagactaCATGAACGGCGTGCACCTCCGGTTTGATGGTTAAAGGATTGTTTGACTTCCAGTGGAAGTTGTCACCATATGAGCTTGCAGTCAAAGTGCCCAGAGCTTTGACTGCAGTCCTCACTGCTGCCAGAATCCCTGTTAGTGTGGAACTGAGCCCAGCGTGTGGAGGAGGCTTTGCTTGTGAAGGCTACACTTACTTATTGCACACAATCTTGTTTAGAGCAGGGCACAAAACCTTCTGAGAATATTTATATATCACATTTTATCCAAAAATCTGTGAAATCATCTGTTTATAATCACACaagaagaaaactgaaacaTGGTTTATTTATAGCTTTGCCTTAGACAAGGAAACCGTGTATTACAGtcaatattaaaagaaaatatatgatTATTAAAGACAGTAAGCAAAATATCTGTTGTCATACAAGAATAATGATGATGTTTCCACTTGTTTTGACTTAAAACACTCGTCTTTCTGCACTGGTCTTTTTTCTGCAGCCACAACAGTAGAACCTTCCTGTTCAGAACCCAGTAATACTGAGGCCTCTTCGGTTCCCTCTCATCACTGCTCGTTTTGGGAGCGACTCAAAGATTGTGTCCATTTATCACCTTGAATGAACCGTCTCCTGCTCTCTCGTGTTTTCCAGAATATGCTCAGGTGATTAAAATGCTGGGGAACGGACGCCTGGAGGCCATGTGCTTTGATGGCACCAAGCGGCTTTGCCACATCAGAGGAAAACTCCGGAAAAAGGTAGGACAGTCCCGACCGTCCTCTCACACCTTCTCCCCAccggcacacacacaggaaaccccCAGACGCAATGCTGAATCAGCGTGGTCTCAGTGGTCAGTCAGCCACCGTTAATGTGGCAGCatggactctttgtgtgtgtgtggggggggggggggttactaagtgcagtgtgttgctgtgtgacaCAGGGTGTAACATctgccttgttttgttttcctccaggTTTGGATTAACACGTCAGACATCATCCTGGTCGGACTGAGAGATTACCAGGTGTGTTGgtcgttcacacacacacacacacacacgacacagaTCTGACTGTTAAATGGGGGTAGAAACATCAGTCTATAACAAATGTCCCATAGTTATGGGTCTTATTAAAGATCTGAACTCTGAAAACCAAGTACCAGGGGATATTCACTCGTGTTTTTAATAGATAATCTCCAAAATCAAACCATTTCTTTCTGCCGCTGAGCTGAAGAAAGTTATTCATGCCTCAATGAATTATTATGGCTTTATATTCTGTATCAAAGTTATTTCATACTCACATGATGTGATGCTAGATATGGGTCAAATCGGGTTTTGTCCCTGTAAAGTTCAGTAGATCCAGCTTCAGTTGACCTGAAACAGTTTAACGCCTCGGCCTCACACCACAGACTTGTTGTGTTTCAGGATAACAAAGCTGATGTCATCCTCAAGTACAACGCAGACGAGGCTCGCAGTTTGAAAGCCTACGGAGAGCTGCCAGAGCACGGTGAGTTCAAAGACACGTCaacaccacagctgctggaTCCAAAAACCAAACGTCACTGTGGTGAAACAGGTCCAGCAATTTATTTATAGTCCACTGTGAACTGAGGTAAACTCAGTCTAAGCGTCCTCAGTCCAAATCAGCTGTTTACCAGGCTCATGTCGTCGTAGTTGGATTCTTGTGTTCAGTGTTTGGTGGAATCGGTGAAATTATACATGCAGTTGCTGACTTTAAACAGCAGAGGTCCCTTTGTAACGCTTTACATATAACATGCAGCATTTTGCATCAGTCCTTCACAGCACAGTAGAAACTTtatggttttcttcttctcacagCCAAAATCAATGAGACAGACACCTTTGGACCTGGAGACGATGATGAGATCCAGTTTGATGACATTGGCGATGATGATGAGGACATTGATGATGTAAGTCCCTTTAATTTTATGCTTAATGCATAATATGATGGTAAACAGAATATCTTCAGCTGCAGAACGGatatttttacaaataaaataataatttcaagaTGCCACTCTGGGCTGTTTTTACAGACCAAACTAGTCTCAGTTCTGACAAagtattttaaacattaatcaGTAATAGATAATCTTTAGTTTCAGATCAGCTCCTGCTTGTTCAGGAGAAACTaagacaggaaaataaaagtggagaacaaaagaaatgaaaatgaaatatttctgttctcTCGCTCTTCTTTTCAGATCTAGAGACCTGCCACCAGAGGAGGAAGGTGGGATTTTACTAGAGATGCTCCGATTGGGATATTTTGAGCCGATACACCGCaccaataataattatttttattaagatCAGCCTATGCCAATCCAATACAGTTtattaatatacagtatgtttcaaTTAATGCCAGTTTGTTTAGCATCGGTAGACGTCTTTGTTGTTTGGAGAACTTTAAGTGCATTTCACAtaggagctaaaaaaaaaaaaaagaagacatcaGTACTTTGAGTTTCTTGTTAACATGAATGAATATGAGATGCTGCTTCAGTAAGACTGTCTCAGTTATCACTCGTAGCAACGGGGGGGCGATGCAGCAGGCTGCCTGGTGACTGATGATGACGCAGACAGTTTCCTTTTCCTGCCTTCATGCAGTTGGATTGGAGAATCAGAGTAGGCTGATCACCAGCATCATAATTAGGGTGAATATCTGGAGCATTGCCAGATTTTTACCTTTCTGCTTCTAACATCCACAAAATGGCAGATTTGCCGTCTCATTCACGGggttcttctgttttttttcttcttctcctgtatAGTCCAAACACTCGCTGTTTTATAGAGGCTGATGCCGATACCATGACTGCAAAATATTTCACACCAAATGCGtcatcttttaaaaatgtatttatattgaTTTCACACTATGTGGAATTTAGCAACAAGTACAGAATCTCTGGATTCGCCAATAAAAAGATAaaccattttgtgtttttttttttttttagttttagtttttttctttttggcagtCTGTATCCTTGTAGCTGTAGCCTGTGAGACAGTTTATAAAGTTCAAGACAGTTTGAAAGCTGTTTATTAATGATCGAAAGGTAATAACACTGCTCTGTATCTTCAGCATGTTTCGTTTTGTCATCATATTCCGCCGACAGCTTTTTAAACTCTATCTTTGCTCATTTTGAATCGAACCATGGCCAAATGAAGGCAATCCCTTTCCACTGAAATCTAAAGGAgaatcaaatgtatttttctgttgtctccCTTATTcgtgtttctgtctgttgtttgtttccatgttCTGTTTCGAACTCTTCGCTGCTCGCTCTGTGGCTTCAACACACAGTGAAGCTCGGCCCGGATCGGCCGCTCTGTCTCACGTTAGACCAGCGGTTCCCGAACTTTTACACCACAGATACACACCAGTAAAACCTCACAGCAGAGCCATCTGTCTTACTTATTCTCTGAACCTCTAGAAAATCAAATAACAGtgatatatatacagtacattatatCTATTTTCCTCCCCCCGCCCGCCTCCTCTGGAACCTTCCCCATATTCTCCGAGGGGGCCTGGCACCtcagtttgggaaccactgttcTAGACCACATGGGgcctgttgctgttgttgctgtaacTCTGAATTAAAAATGTACTATGATGTTTGAAGGCTGGGTTTCCAATAAAGATCTTAACTCCACTGACCTGGCAAAGTGGTTTCTAGGCACCCTAATGCACTTCCTGTGCCGGTCTGATGGTGGCAAGATTGAGCTAAAATCAGAAACGGGGGTTAACGGGACTCGTGCCCTTCACAGCTCCAGGCTGAGAACGTCCAGGGCCCCTGGGTGTTGACAGGGTGGGACAACAACCCTGCCCTGTGCTATTTTTATCAATAGATAGGAGATGAAACATGGCCGGCCAGAATAAGATCAGCTGACGTGTCTGCCACGTCCAGGGCCGTAGCTCAGTACCTGACCTCTGACTtgcctgctgtttgtttttgtgtggctTGAAAATGACGTGTACTGATGCTGTaagttgtctgtttttgttgtctgtaTTTATCTGATGATAATTCAAAGTAAGAGGTCATAATCTAATGTTGACCAAGACTAATCTGGGTGAATTTCTGATTCATCGTTATTTAAATGTTCGGCTGTCACAGCTGGATTATGCTTTTTGGACCTTGTAATTCAAATCATTCAATCGACCCttagttttctgttttgacaGTAACAGTATAAGTAACAGTGTGAGGCGGTGCTTGGTTTTTATATTGCTTCATTCCCAGTACAGTATTTATTGTAGTTATTTATAGAGCTTCCTTCTGACATGACTCAGTGAACCTGCCTGTGTgagcagactgaaaacagcactgACCCATATTACATGTCAACAGCAGCCAGCCTCTGTGTGCTGTAACTGTGACGTAACCCCGCCGCCAGGGCTCGCTTGTGCCCGGCACGTGTGCTCTGACACGAGCCAGAGAGCCACGGCGAGTGAGGCAGTCAGACacgtgagggagggagagagagagagagcagtgaaatACTGTTCACAACAATCAGGCTATAACAAAACCAGGAATTCAGACTGTagtaaagctgtgctggaacatGACTACACTTAGTCAGATACTGTGTTGGCTCTGGGTAATTGCGATGGGCATTTcaatggatggattactgaatgGGGCCTTCCAGAAGAAGGACCAGGGGCCCTTGGGGGTCGCTGTGCCAGAGTTCTCTCATAATCCTCTCACTATAAttgggatttttaaaaatctgtcagtCAATTAACTGATTTAACTGATTAATTCATAATAAAAATAGCAGTAAGTTGCAGTCCTATAGAAACTGCCAACTACAACACTAAAATCCTGCTCTTACATGAATACCTGACTAATAATGATGTCAAGATATATCAGTCACTGCTCTGCTTTCAGTacttttttaactcttttttttacgGTGTGGTGTTAGTGTTATTACCTTTGGttaagtaaagtacagtaaATCTGACAACTCCCTAATGCagttaaattctttaaaaaacaaaaaaaacgttttattcCTCCGCCAAACTCTATAGTTCTTTGGCAGCGGAATACCTGGTTGCTAGGCAACGGCTAACGGCGTGAGAGGTGATGTTCGGCGCATTAATATGTAAATTAGCCAACTGTGAGGCGGTCAcagatttgtatttatttttaaaaacggGAAAACGCGACGTTAGATTCATTTAATTTGTTcttcagaaatatatttttctttttaaattgcGCGAAGAGACTTGCACAGCCGCATAGAACAATTCATGATATCTAATTCTTTAAAAATGATATTtctgcagtatttttaaaattttgtagTTTTAGTAGGAAAGTAGAGCCAACCGTTACTTCTCTCCCATAATTCAAAAATGGCTTCGATATTGGCAGAGAAAGTGGTTCAGCTGAGGAAAACGAACATACAGTGTTAGCTACGTGAAAcgctcccctccctcctctgtccctgtACCATACGCTCCCCTCTCCCGCCTTCACATTTCCTTTCCTCCGTCTAATCCTGAGTCATCGAGCCGAACCACCGGCGGTCTCCGGTGGGCTTTAACGGCTCCTGTCAGGTCCCGTCCCCGAGGTGGGGACAACGACGGCCGCTGCGATGACCGAAGTGGCTCCGAGGCGTCCTGACATGGCAGGTGAGGAAAATTCCTGTTATTCCCAATAACTGTGTGGAATGGGTGtttaattttcacatttcacacacaaatacggACAATTAATTTataagaaaagggaaaaaatgagTTACGCTCTGAAAATACAGTGAATTTCCCTTTAAAGACCCTGGATGGGCTTTACCATTATTTTAAAGCTAATGGTAAAGATAAAGGTTTTCCATTAATGAGTGTCGATCAGTCAAAAGGTGATGGATGTCAAATCTAAACTAAATATTATTTCCATGtaggaaaatacacacatgtaaatctgtgacacatacaaaatataacagaaattgatgtttttttaatataaattcaGAATAATACAAATATTGTGGTTGTCTGCACATTTTTAGAATATATAGAATATTATTAACAAAAAGCTGTCAGCATGTATTTCAGTGTATATGCATTCTTTCTGTTATAGATGCTATTTTTAATACCCCACATCATATGTTCTCATTCACACATTCCTCTGCTTCCCTGCTCCCTGACTGACAGGCAACGTGCTGCATGTTCCCTCATTAATACAGCAGCTCAGAACCACGTCACCTTCCTCACCTGAACGAAGGCAGGAAGAGCCTTTAAAACGTGATTCAGCcgatttcttttttccactgagGATGAATCTAAGCAGGACCCAGGGGACGCTGGGACTCAGCTCAGatttgcatgtatttgcatATCTAatagctgcgtgtgtgtgtgtgattgtattgagttttttttagctccttcctgtgtttgtgtgttgtcattGCAGTCGGTCGATAGATGTCCTTGGGCTGCTTTCATGTCAACTTGACAGATTGAGAGATAAAACCGTAGCAGGAAGCGGGCTGAGGGTTACACTCACCTACACTGAATCCTGACCCTAAATGCAATAAGGTGGCTGATGGGAGATTTATTGCGTGTGGACGCTGTGATAATGTGTGACCGCTAATCTTGAGGAACGCAGGAGTCACGTTCACCACTCCAGCTTTACGTCTTCAGCTGTATTTGCCTCTCGGCCAGTGTTGCATGAATCATGTCTGACTCTTCTCTCCAAAACACAGCGCTGACCCCTCCTACTGAGCCGCTGCTCACCAGCAGGCATTCATCACCTTCCCGATCGCCATCCAATCACAGGAGCCCCCCAGGTAAACTGCTAATCTAATCCAATTACAGAACAgatatttcattttactgtatttattatgTTTGGAATGACAAATGAACTTGTACTGGTTTTGTTATTGAATTCACACAATAATTTtacatacgcacacaaacaaaacaattcaaaacCACAGCTGAATATAAAACACATGTTCAACATTACAACCTGAACTAATCTCTTCATGTTTCCTTCACCTGTCTGAAGGCTCCCGACTGCATTTAGCAAAAGAGCAACgaggggacagagagaagacTCAAGGTATGAGTAACTGTCCAGCTTCATGTGCCgtcctgtttctctgtcccGGTCGTACggacactgactgactgactgtgtgtgtgtgtctgtgtgtgtgtgtgtgcagagctgtCGGAGGTGCTGCGGGATAAGGAGCGTCGGgcgcagcagcagctggagcgcTACGCCGAGGAGCgagggaggaagatggaggagcagaggaggaaggagcagcGGCGCAGGGCAGCGGCTGAGGAGAAGAGACGGCAGCAGCAAGAGgcagaaaaggtcagaggtcacagcacaCTAATGATTCACTGCACATCAGAGGAGGTGGGAGAACAGAATCTTGGCATCCATGACATCCACCGTAACATCTCATCAGAAGTTCAGAAACGGAGCTGTAGGGTTTGAGTTGGGAAATTCTCCAATaaaatttttgtcagacttaaattatataattatataaagtTGTGGAGTCTAGGCGGGTTTTTGTTATTGATGTGGATTTTAACTGTATTAAAGGTTAATTTGTAGATCAGTTTATTACCATAAACAGTTTTATGTGAGCTTATCTAAGGTAAATGTATAAAATTAACAGAATTCTGATTTAAATCAGGCAGAATCATCTGGAgatccttctctcttcttccctctttctctctctgagctttttctctctctgagctcgATCCATATCTGAGTTGTgtgtttccagctgttattAGGCTGAACCAGAGTTCAAGGGAATAGAAAGTAATTAATGCAGAAGCTCTAATGACTTTCTGTCAGCTGACCAATTGTGTGCATTCAACTGAAACATGAAAAGTTCGGGTGGCTTTCTGCATTAGACTTGAAGCCACAGATTAATCTCTGCAGAACCAATTATTTTAGAGCCCTAAGAACAtacttcttcttttacttttagAACAAGTGTATGAATATACACAGAGCTGATCCGTACAGTGTGAGCATGAAAGTTCtggctgtgtgtggtgtgtgttatcaaaacataaaagatgAATAAACGCTGCAGCTTTCTCCCAGTAACTGCTGCAGGAGCCTGAAACGTGACTGAGACTCACCACTGTGTTCATTGCTCTGCATGAGTCATGAGTGGGCATCACTTGGCTGAGAACCATCGACTCATGTTATAATAATCTGTTTTCAGAGTCCAGCACGAAttatctgctgtgtttgtgtagaaaCTCTGTCAGTTCGACCTGGTGCCTGTTGCTGAGCAGCACACGAAGGGTTAACAAGCCCCGAGTCAGTGACAGCCTGGTCCACAGGGGTTCACCATCCACTGCCccaggggaggggaggggtgggggggggggggctcacaGTCACTATTGATTTAAGGCCATGCTAACagcccctcccccctcctcctccac contains these protein-coding regions:
- the eif1axb gene encoding eukaryotic translation initiation factor 1A X-linked b; the encoded protein is MPKNKGKGGKNRRRGKNENESEKRELVFKEDGQEYAQVIKMLGNGRLEAMCFDGTKRLCHIRGKLRKKVWINTSDIILVGLRDYQDNKADVILKYNADEARSLKAYGELPEHAKINETDTFGPGDDDEIQFDDIGDDDEDIDDI